Below is a genomic region from Macaca thibetana thibetana isolate TM-01 chromosome 1, ASM2454274v1, whole genome shotgun sequence.
tttttgctggtggagtgtcttgcctcagtgttgatggctgctgactcaTCAGGGGAGTGGTTGCTGAAAGTTGGAGTGGCcgtggcaatttcttaaagatAACAACGAGGTTTCCCGCAtcgattgactcttcctttcatgaacaTCTTCCCTGCAGCATtagatgctgtttgatagcattttactcacagtagagcttctttcaaaattggagtcaatgttctcaaaccctgccactgttttatcaactaagttgatagaatattctaaattttttgttgtcattttaacaatattcatggCATCTTCAACAGGAATAGgttctatctcaagaaaccacttttttaCTCATCCCtaagaagcaacttctcatcTGTTCAactttgatcatgagattgcaggaATTCGGTCAcaccttcaggctccacttctaactctagttcttttgctgtttctaccacatctgcagtgacttcctccactgacttctcgaacccctcaaagtcatccatcagggttggaatcaactttcAGACTTATATTGATGCTAATATTTTGACCTTCTCtgatgaatcacaaatgttcttaatgtcaTCTAGAATGgcgaatcctttccagaagattttccaTGCACTTCCAGATCCCTCAGAGGAGTCACTATGTGTGGCAGCtacagccttatgaaatgtatttcttaaataataagacttaaaagTCCAAATTACTCCTGATttatgggctgcagaatggatgttgtgttggcaggcatgaaaacaacattagcCTCCTTGTACATTTCCACTCAAGctcttgggtgacaggtgcattGTCAaagagcagtaatattttaaaaagaatcttcTTTTCTGAGCAATAGGTTTCAACAGTGGGCTTAGAATATTCAATAAACCATGCTGGAAACAGATGtgttgtcatccaggctttgttgttccacttACAGAGCACACGTTAGCAAAAGtctaagggccctaggatttctggaatggtaaatgagcattggcttcaccTTAAAGTCATCAACTGCATTAACCCCTATCAAGAGAGTCAGCctatcctttgaagctttgaagccaggcattgactttgcctctctagctatgaaagccgtaggtggcatcttcttccaaagTAAGCCTGtttcatctccattaaaaatcTGTTGTGTAGTGCAGCCACCTTCATTTATGATCTttgctagatcttctggataacttgctgcagcttctacatcaacatttgctgcttcaccttgcacttttatatgatggagatggcttctttccttaaaccttgtGAACCTACCTCTACTAACCTCAAACTTTCCTTCTGTagcttctttccttctctcagccttcacagaattgaagagagttaggagaTTGttttggattaggctttggccTAAGGGAATGtggtggctggtttgatcttttatccagaccactcaaatttctccatatcagcaataaggctgttttgctttcttatcatttgtgtgttcactggagtagcacttttaatttccttcaaaaaccTTTTCTTTGCAATCACAACTTGGTTAATTGGTTAATtagtgcaagaggcctagctttcagcctagttcagctttcaacatgtctcattcactaagcttaatcaattctagcttttaatttaaagtgagagatgtgcgacccttcctttcacttgaacacttaggagccattgtagggttattaattgacctaatataaaaattgttgtgtctcaaggaatagggaggcccaaggagagggagagagatggaggaacagCAAGTCAATGGAGCAGTTAGACACAcatgacatttattgattaagttcaccatcttatagGTGGGTGGTTTGTGGTGTATCAAAACAATTACggtagtaacatcaaagatcactgatcacagattaagataacatatataataataatgaaaatgtttgaaatattgtgagaattaccaaactGTGACACAGAGACCAGAAGTGAGCActtgctgttggaaaaatggcaccaatagacttgctcaatgcagggttgccgCAGACCTTCAACGAgtaaaaagcacagtatttgTGAAGCACGATAAAGCAATGCTCAATAAAACCAGATGTGCCTGTGctaagtgctggtgaggatgtgtaTAATTAGAACTTTCAAATACTACATCTACTTTGGAAAATTGGTGGgtttcttttattgatttatttttttagacagaatcttgctctgacgacagggtggaatgcagtggtgctgcaccctccgcctcccgggttcaagcaattcctctccttcagcctccccagtaggtgggactacaatgcatgccaccacatctggctaatattttttgtattttagttgagacggggtttctccatgttggccaggctggtctcgaacgcctgacctcaggtcatctgcccgccttggcctcccaaagtgctgggattgcaggtgtgagccactacatctgtCCGGTAGGCTTCTTCTTAAAATAAAGTTGAACATACATTTATAAACACTTATTCAACCCAACAATCTTACTCTTGTTTATTTGGGAATTTACCCAAGTGAATTGAAAACTTATgatcacacaaaaacctgtacatgaatgttgatggtagatttcttttttttttttttttttttttttttttttttttttttttgagacggagtctcgctctgtcgcccaggctggagtgcagtggccggatctcagctcactgcaagctccgcctcccgggttcacgccattctcctgcctcagcctccccagtagctgggactacaggcgcccgccaccacgcccggctagttttttgtattttttagtagagacggggtttcactgtgttagccaggatggtctcgatctctcgacctcgtgatccacccgtctcggcctcccaaagtgctgggattacaggcttgagccaccgcgcccggcctatggtAGATTTCTTTATAATCATCCCAATCTGGAGATAGCCCAAATGCCtttcaactggtgaatggataaacgataggtatatccacacaatagaatactacttaACAAGGAAAGTGGCAGACTcttgacacacacaaaaacatagatgaatctcaaatgtgttattctaagtgaaagaaaccacaTTTAAAAAGCTGCTTCCTATGTGATTCTATGTATAGGACATTCTGCAACAGGGAAGACTCTAGAGGTGGACAACAGATtggtgtgttgttgttgttgttgttgttttgagatggagtttcgctctgtcgcccaggctggaatgcaatggcacgatcttggctcactgcaacctctgcctccagggttcaaggattcttctgcctcagcctcctgagtagctgagattataggcgcccaccaccaggcccagctagttttttgtatttttagtagagacagggtttcaccatattggtcaggctgatcttgaactcctgatctcaggtgatctatccaccttggcctcccaaagtgctgggattacaggcatgagccaccgagcttGGCCACATCAGTGGTTTTGAGGGGCTAGTGTGGGGAGAAAGGTTGACTACAGAGGCATAAACAAACGTGACATGTTGGAAACATTCTACAGGTTGACTGTGGTGGTGTTTACATGAATACATACATTGGCCAAAGCTCATAGAATgctaaaaaggatgaattttgcTGCATGTAAATTGTACTTCAAAAACAATAATGAGGGCTgtgcccagtggctcatgcctgaatcccagtgctttgggaggctaaggaagagACAGCGCTGTCTTCCTGTCTCCACCATTGTGCTGTGTGCTTGACTCCACTTCTCGCCATGTCTTCTCACAAGACTTTCAAGATTAAGCAGTTCCTGGTcagcaaacaaaagcaaaatcgtCCTATTCCCCAGTGGATTCGGATGAAAACTGGTAATAAAATCAGGTACAACTCCAACAGGAGACATTGGAGATGAACCAAGCTAGGTCTATAAGGAATTGCACATGAGATGGCACACATATTTATGCTGCCTGAAGGTCACAATCCCGTTACCATATCAAGCTGGAAATGTCACCACTATCTGGAGAGTTCGACATGTTTTCCTCTCTGAATCTGTTATAAACACATTGATTGGCTGGGTTCAGTAATAAATATGTCAggcctttcattaaaaaaataaagaagtttgataccagcctggcaaCGTAGactttgtctttacaaaaaacatgCGTGCACATGCacgagagagagtgagagagagagagagaccaatgACAACAAAACCACTAACAAAAAAACTTTAGTGGTTCCCATTTACCAAAGGAATTAAAGTCCAAACTCTTCGGCAGACCTTCTTTCTAACCATTTCTGCTATTCATTTTCTCTACACACCAGCTAAACTTTGCTGTCATCCAAACATGCCCTGGGTTTTCTACTCAGTGTGTACTATCTCATCTCCTGGAATACTCCCCTCTCTAGCTCTGCCAGTCAAAATAGTCCATcagcagaggcccagagagactgCCACCTCTTTCCTCACACCCTCCCTGGACCCCACAATCTAGAAGGGCTGATCACTCCAGAGCTTTCAGCTTCCTCGCCGTTCCCAAATCCCCTGGTATCTGCCCTTACTTGCTCATCTATACTTTCATACCTTTACATTCCCTTTTCCCCCTTCTAGGATAAACTAGGCTACACACCAACTTCTGTCTCTTTGcttcctgcacacacacactttaaccTCCTGGAAAACTCCTATACATTCTTCAGGTTCAGCAAGTGTGTCACTTCACAGGACAACTTCCCTGAATCTGTTCAGAGTTAGGCACTTTCTCCTTTAGGTGCCCTCAGCTCTTTGTCATTGGCAGGATTACAGCCCGGCCAGTGGTGCTGTATGTGTTTGATAATTCTGTTATTACTCTGCTGTCCTCCCTATTAAGGGGTCTGCTTTTAAGGACATTAAGTGCATTGTATTCATCTTTGAATCCCAGGACTTCTTTTATAAAATAGGTAGATAATAAAAACCCTGCATGAGTGGATGAATTTTCCCAGCAATATTCCTTGGCTCCCCCATTGACCAAAAATGGTACTATGAAAGACAAACCTGTAACCCCGCCCCTGTCTCAGTCATTTGTGTCATTGtaagggttttgttttgctctggTTGGAACAATTCTTTGGACACAGACAATTCAACTCGAGCAAACTGTACTCAAGAGGCGGCAGTAAgcagtcactgcagccttggaaaGGCCCTGCCTGGCACACATGGAACTCGCTCAGGATGCCTCCAGATCCCCAGTCCCAGAAGAGGTGAGGAGAGAAGCCAGCTGCTGACAGGAAGAGCTGGGACGGTGTCACCGCTGGTGGTGATTGATGCCCCTGTCCTCACTCGCCCACGCTCGTTATAGAAGAGTTCTTCACATCCCCGCTGTTGCTGCTTCCTCAGCAGGGGAGGTGCCCTCTCTGGCAGGTCCACCCTCCCAGCACGGCCTCTCCTAGGGCCTCTCACCAGTTCATCAGCCCTCACCACTCTCCCTCCGAACCCTGGAGTGCTGACAGGTGGCCAGGAGAGAAAGGCATGGGGACAGATTCTGGGAGCGGACTCTCATGACTGTTAACACTGAGATGAGAGTGTGGGGGTCCCAACCAAGCCGTGAACAAGCCCCTGCTATGAAGATAAGCCCAGAGggagatacatacacacacatacacatgcctaCAGGGAAAGTCTTCCTGGATGGGGCTTTGGCCACAAGCCCCCGGTTGTCTCCTGGTGAGATAGAAGGAGCCAAGTTTTTTTAAAGGCGATAGGCAGGCCTGGAGCCTCGGTGAAAATCTGGCTGAGGGTGGCCAGCACCTTCATCTGAGCACTCTAGGACTTTGCCATTCtcgagaaaaagaaagataaatccaagaaaagaaggaggaggctgTTTGCCCAGTGAGGCTCTCTCTGACAACACAGCCCTACTCAACTTAGTCCAGGTGGCCCAGGCGGCGGGGAAGGAGGGTGacatggaaacattttaaaactctgcAACACATATATCAACTGGCTGCCAGGATTGTCTGCATAATTTGttgggcccagtgcaaaatgacaACATAGAGTTTCTTActaaaaaagcaggaaaaaaggcctttaaaaatattaaaatacaaaacatttttctttcacgTACTTTTTCATGGTCTATATTCACcatatgttttttatttgctatttaatgttgttctaaataaagaaaaattgatgtttttaaattgttaGCATGAATTTTACCATTCAGCTCCATATTACACAAAACctgttttaaatgcaaatataaggGCATATAATTTCTTTGTAGAATCACTGAAATTATATAGTTTTCATTTCATGGTGTGCATATgcctatgtattttttt
It encodes:
- the LOC126943850 gene encoding putative 60S ribosomal protein L39-like 5 — encoded protein: MSSHKTFKIKQFLVSKQKQNRPIPQWIRMKTGNKIRYNSNRRHWR